In Lacibacter sp. H375, one DNA window encodes the following:
- a CDS encoding T9SS type A sorting domain-containing protein, whose product MVKSQTVHWSQSSNKNNTQGTVVWIGSIVQSSNSTFYEGQSTLQRLFLLDIPTDPTGKYKLTFKHLATKGSINAYDFVTGWNNAAGALGGKAISTSNAIDPNCYLNIDNCSQTGQNNDPVFLICGTLDAAPLVYSNAVPSSSYAVPSPGTPNVSSNSNVKARIEDWDNNFSPTGSDGRRITIQSNATVSAANLVMTGYGDDNGDVYAHYELSWTGPTAPGSFSVLVKIGGHIADQLFYGIGKGASNINGGPYHFKVSDLYLGNAPYDSQHTISLGDRDNQLKGADILIPPPPCVIAPQSQSICAGGTSQQFCGPAGMAVYSWSIAPAGATLSATNTQCVTVTSNTPGTYTLTLVTTQNGVQSTDNCTATLVVNANPTANAGPDQTKCQGEGGNTSFTLAGSVTNGTHSWAQVGSTGTANSNIAANTALNGSITVTGIGTVTLRLTSTSNATPSCGTAENDVVLTVNANPTSNAGPDETKCQGEGGNTSFTLAGSVTNGTHSWAQVGSTGTANSNIAANTALNGNITITGIGTVTLRLTSTSNATPSCGTATNDVVLAVNANPTADAGPDQTKCQGEGGNTSFTLAGSVTNGTHSWAQVGSTGTANSNIAANTALNGNITVTGIGTVTLRLTSTSNAIPSCGTADNDVVLTVNANPTANAGPDQTKCQGAGGNTSFTLAGSVTNGTHSWAQVGSTGTANSNIAVNTALNGSITVTGIGTVTLRLTSTSNATPSCGTADNDVVLTVNANPTANAGDDQALCQTKPSGPTVFNISGSGTNGVGVWSKFASTGTSDVIFGNVNDAATTASVSGVGTVTIRYTITNANCGTAVDNAELTVNPNPVISCSATPVLIDITSAAHNSQLDVDLSGNADTDPTHYSYVWTEDGAGSFNFSNIKNPVYTASVNDAGQAISFTVTVTHIATRCSNESQCSLTVNSAGSCPEVVTSSVCNGTTNNYHASRAPAANETWVWSADNGASINAPNGQQSVSVTAGNQNFTLKLTITYANTELSPTECSYPVTVTLCGGNCTYTQGKFGNTSPACDADGTNGTPITYATVLDMIKALLGVNGIANPLYIGGDGISKPRITIPATATAAALLNASMPGGSTARELFGNCTVDNAGGLPACWTAGTNTLATYITKQGKINNVLLSQTIALGLNSRLSSGLSGFALQAGTFATAKRDGDCGSTIPKVRICYYDIVLMKWVVENEYVFKSISQSVIDALNCKTYPLNVGGLYQLANDALANADGTIGTECGASLSDINNAVSAINEGFDECRIFIGWNETPCGTVVSSRIDITASGVIGNNNIVTAGVSISAYPNPFRDHVNFVMVSPESGRATLEVYNLFGQKLQTVYDGFMAAGRNQIVQFRTGTISNGVLIYKFMINGKQITGRLMNIKE is encoded by the coding sequence ATGGTAAAAAGCCAAACCGTTCACTGGTCTCAATCATCTAATAAGAATAACACACAGGGAACGGTAGTGTGGATCGGTTCAATTGTTCAATCAAGCAATTCTACTTTTTACGAAGGGCAAAGTACGCTGCAACGACTTTTCCTTTTGGATATTCCAACAGATCCTACCGGGAAATACAAACTCACTTTTAAGCATCTCGCAACAAAAGGGTCTATTAATGCTTACGATTTTGTTACAGGTTGGAATAATGCCGCTGGTGCTTTAGGTGGTAAAGCTATAAGCACGTCAAATGCAATTGATCCGAACTGTTATTTGAATATTGATAATTGTAGCCAGACAGGACAGAATAATGATCCCGTTTTTTTGATCTGCGGAACACTTGATGCTGCACCACTTGTATATTCAAATGCGGTTCCTTCAAGTTCATATGCAGTACCATCACCTGGTACACCCAATGTATCTTCCAATTCGAATGTAAAAGCAAGAATTGAGGATTGGGATAATAATTTTTCACCCACAGGGTCAGATGGAAGAAGAATAACCATCCAGTCTAACGCAACAGTTAGTGCGGCTAATCTTGTGATGACAGGGTATGGCGACGATAACGGTGATGTGTATGCTCACTATGAATTATCATGGACAGGTCCAACTGCTCCAGGTAGTTTTTCTGTTCTGGTGAAAATTGGTGGACATATCGCCGATCAGTTATTCTATGGTATAGGCAAAGGTGCATCTAACATTAATGGTGGACCTTACCACTTTAAAGTAAGCGATCTCTATTTAGGTAATGCACCTTATGATTCACAACACACAATTTCTTTGGGCGACAGAGATAACCAATTAAAAGGTGCAGACATCCTTATTCCGCCACCACCATGTGTAATTGCTCCGCAATCACAATCAATTTGCGCAGGCGGTACATCGCAACAGTTTTGTGGACCAGCCGGTATGGCAGTATACAGTTGGAGTATTGCACCGGCAGGTGCAACATTAAGTGCTACCAATACACAATGTGTAACTGTAACATCCAATACTCCCGGTACATACACGCTTACTTTGGTTACAACACAGAACGGTGTGCAATCAACTGATAACTGTACAGCCACATTGGTTGTAAATGCAAATCCAACTGCTAATGCAGGTCCAGATCAAACTAAGTGTCAAGGCGAGGGTGGAAATACATCCTTTACCTTGGCAGGAAGTGTAACCAATGGTACACATTCATGGGCGCAGGTTGGATCAACCGGCACAGCAAACTCTAACATTGCAGCAAACACTGCATTGAATGGAAGTATAACTGTTACCGGAATTGGTACTGTTACACTACGCTTAACATCAACCAGCAATGCAACGCCAAGTTGTGGTACTGCTGAGAATGATGTAGTGTTAACAGTAAATGCAAATCCAACTTCTAATGCAGGTCCGGATGAAACCAAGTGTCAGGGCGAGGGAGGAAACACATCCTTTACCTTGGCAGGAAGTGTAACCAATGGTACACATTCATGGGCACAGGTTGGATCAACCGGCACAGCAAACTCTAACATTGCAGCAAACACTGCTTTGAATGGAAACATCACTATTACGGGAATTGGTACAGTTACTTTACGCTTAACATCCACCAGTAATGCTACACCAAGTTGCGGAACAGCAACCAATGATGTTGTATTAGCAGTGAATGCAAATCCAACAGCTGATGCAGGTCCGGATCAAACCAAGTGTCAGGGCGAGGGAGGAAACACATCCTTTACATTAGCAGGAAGTGTAACAAATGGTACACATTCATGGGCGCAGGTTGGTTCAACCGGAACAGCAAATTCAAATATAGCAGCGAACACTGCATTGAATGGAAATATAACTGTTACGGGAATTGGTACAGTTACATTACGCTTAACATCAACAAGCAATGCAATACCGAGTTGTGGTACAGCTGATAACGATGTGGTATTAACAGTAAATGCAAATCCAACAGCAAATGCAGGTCCTGATCAAACCAAGTGTCAAGGTGCAGGAGGAAACACATCCTTTACGTTAGCAGGAAGTGTAACCAATGGTACACATTCATGGGCACAAGTTGGATCAACCGGAACAGCGAACTCGAACATTGCAGTCAACACTGCACTGAACGGAAGTATCACTGTTACAGGAATTGGCACTGTTACACTACGCTTAACATCAACAAGCAATGCAACTCCAAGTTGCGGTACAGCTGATAACGATGTAGTGTTAACTGTGAATGCAAATCCAACAGCAAATGCAGGTGATGATCAGGCTTTGTGTCAAACAAAACCAAGCGGTCCTACTGTATTTAATATCAGTGGTAGTGGAACTAATGGTGTAGGCGTATGGAGCAAGTTCGCATCAACAGGCACATCCGATGTAATTTTTGGTAATGTGAATGATGCTGCAACTACAGCAAGTGTAAGCGGTGTTGGTACTGTTACTATTCGGTATACAATTACCAATGCAAATTGTGGAACAGCTGTTGACAATGCCGAACTAACTGTAAATCCTAATCCGGTTATTTCATGCAGTGCAACTCCGGTGCTTATTGATATTACATCAGCAGCACACAATTCACAACTCGATGTGGATTTGAGCGGCAATGCCGATACCGATCCAACACATTACAGTTATGTTTGGACAGAAGATGGCGCAGGTTCATTTAATTTCAGTAACATTAAAAATCCCGTTTACACTGCAAGTGTAAATGATGCCGGTCAGGCAATTTCGTTTACTGTTACAGTTACACATATTGCGACAAGATGTTCAAATGAATCACAATGTTCATTGACAGTGAACTCTGCCGGTAGTTGTCCGGAAGTTGTTACATCTTCAGTATGTAATGGTACAACAAACAACTATCATGCAAGCAGGGCTCCTGCTGCAAATGAAACATGGGTATGGAGTGCAGATAACGGAGCATCAATAAATGCACCGAATGGGCAACAATCTGTTTCAGTTACTGCGGGCAATCAGAACTTTACATTAAAGCTCACCATTACCTACGCTAATACAGAGTTATCGCCTACAGAATGTAGTTATCCTGTTACAGTCACTTTGTGTGGAGGTAATTGTACCTATACACAAGGCAAGTTTGGCAATACCAGTCCTGCATGCGATGCAGATGGCACAAATGGTACTCCGATTACTTATGCAACAGTGCTGGATATGATCAAAGCTCTGTTGGGTGTAAACGGTATTGCAAATCCACTTTATATTGGTGGTGATGGAATTTCAAAACCAAGGATAACAATTCCGGCGACAGCAACAGCTGCAGCATTATTAAATGCATCAATGCCAGGAGGTAGTACTGCAAGAGAATTGTTTGGTAATTGTACAGTTGATAACGCCGGCGGTTTACCAGCATGCTGGACAGCCGGAACAAATACACTGGCAACATATATTACTAAACAAGGTAAGATCAACAATGTATTGTTATCACAAACAATTGCATTGGGGTTGAACTCTCGGTTAAGTTCAGGGTTGAGTGGCTTTGCATTACAGGCTGGTACATTTGCTACTGCAAAACGTGATGGCGATTGTGGTTCAACAATTCCAAAAGTGCGCATTTGTTATTATGATATCGTGTTGATGAAATGGGTGGTTGAAAATGAATATGTATTCAAGTCAATTTCTCAAAGTGTGATCGATGCACTGAATTGCAAAACATATCCGCTTAACGTAGGTGGATTGTATCAGTTGGCAAACGATGCATTGGCAAATGCAGATGGTACAATTGGTACAGAATGTGGTGCAAGTCTTTCTGACATTAATAATGCAGTTTCTGCAATTAATGAAGGATTTGATGAATGCAGAATATTCATTGGCTGGAATGAAACTCCTTGCGGAACAGTAGTATCAAGCAGAATTGATATCACCGCTTCAGGAGTGATTGGCAATAATAATATAGTAACAGCGGGAGTTAGTATATCAGCTTATCCAAATCCGTTTAGAGATCATGTGAATTTTGTAATGGTATCACCGGAATCAGGCCGAGCAACACTGGAAGTGTACAACCTGTTCGGTCAGAAATTACAAACTGTATATGATGGATTTATGGCAGCAGGCAGGAATCAAATCGTTCAATTCAGAACAGGAACAATTTCAAACGGAGTATTGATCTATAAATTCATGATCAATGGCAAGCAGATAACAGGCAGGCTTATGAACATTAAAGAGTAA